One genomic segment of Candidatus Margulisiibacteriota bacterium includes these proteins:
- a CDS encoding PsbP-related protein, with amino-acid sequence MNKQVVLVSLLIGIVLVGLVGCVGKGKQAEKKEKVPASVEATTLSTKEMKTYVSKAGFSVTYPAKWYLDENRGAGWRIGPEGPAFTIANKDPYYYIPRGGDNVEVFFNAFDDLPNSPSDINKKLEYYVKEFGMRSIDESKIIKIENEIFCLSFGIPRGRSDKYNVLFFYLPKSKTVASAIIYSSGLYSIKKLTEIISIKTIR; translated from the coding sequence ATGAATAAACAAGTGGTTTTGGTTTCATTATTGATTGGGATCGTATTGGTTGGATTAGTGGGCTGTGTCGGTAAAGGAAAGCAGGCGGAGAAAAAGGAAAAAGTGCCTGCTTCAGTTGAGGCGACCACATTATCAACTAAAGAGATGAAAACTTATGTGAGTAAAGCTGGGTTTTCAGTAACTTATCCTGCGAAATGGTATTTAGATGAAAATAGAGGGGCTGGGTGGAGGATTGGGCCAGAAGGGCCCGCTTTTACTATTGCCAACAAAGATCCATACTATTACATCCCTCGAGGCGGAGATAACGTTGAAGTATTCTTTAATGCTTTTGATGATTTGCCAAACTCTCCATCTGACATTAATAAAAAACTGGAGTATTATGTAAAAGAGTTTGGCATGCGATCTATTGATGAATCAAAAATCATAAAAATAGAAAACGAGATATTTTGTTTATCCTTCGGAATACCCCGGGGACGCTCGGACAAGTATAATGTTCTCTTCTTCTATTTGCCTAAATCAAAAACAGTAGCTTCAGCCATTATTTATAGTTCAGGACTGTACTCTATAAAAAAATTGACTGAGATTATATCTATTAAAACCATAAGGTGA
- a CDS encoding M23 family metallopeptidase encodes MKLIGMKINRKPVLLIVSCLFLICSAKAEYLIERIRPMDVDLGTNANFGQFRNRTGSYKAHDGLDYRTIDYLTGKHHREVFPVSSGTAYPHKANDSGWGRYVDIDHGGFWTRYAHLDAVSVEAGDRVTTSMVLGLSGSSEGGQIPGMGPHLHFSFGTTNANTPNTKNPIKEGLKKPEYGELRFVEDPVRYRKVRLLATGSDETFEGENQFIDVPMLGCPLLLVIEAYHKDNLDTNPYRVEIEAENMTDKTWGDQGKHKKIIQFDDMQSITASLESHYYCFSKPFVTTCSGNNSHDYYSFKIYPAAGVYKITARIYSCYRDGPGTSGFHLSAPETVTRTITVGLNSLDFNAAGYSYAWLPDDIANRGIMLASVPTHVGAASVGASTASTATPPEVFYAYANNNIITSNLLDVDPNLQQKALIESRATPEANWLIEIRNKSGGPPDRISVPKCGWLRQEWGAGKPPAT; translated from the coding sequence TTGAAATTGATCGGTATGAAAATAAATAGAAAACCGGTACTGCTAATTGTATCTTGTTTATTCTTGATCTGTTCGGCCAAGGCTGAATATTTGATTGAGAGAATTCGACCTATGGACGTTGATCTGGGGACAAATGCAAATTTTGGCCAGTTCAGGAATCGCACTGGCAGTTACAAGGCTCATGATGGTCTTGATTACCGCACAATTGATTACTTAACAGGTAAACACCATCGCGAGGTGTTCCCGGTTTCTTCCGGCACTGCCTATCCGCATAAAGCGAATGATTCCGGTTGGGGGAGATATGTTGATATTGACCATGGCGGGTTCTGGACACGTTATGCTCATTTGGATGCGGTAAGTGTAGAAGCGGGGGATAGAGTTACCACCTCAATGGTGCTGGGGCTATCCGGCTCCAGTGAAGGGGGCCAAATACCAGGAATGGGGCCGCATTTGCATTTTAGTTTTGGAACAACAAATGCCAACACGCCTAATACAAAGAATCCTATAAAGGAGGGGTTAAAGAAACCAGAGTATGGTGAGTTGAGATTTGTGGAAGATCCTGTGAGATATAGAAAAGTTCGTTTGTTGGCAACAGGGTCTGATGAAACATTTGAAGGAGAGAATCAGTTTATTGATGTGCCGATGCTTGGATGCCCTTTATTGCTTGTCATTGAGGCATATCATAAAGATAATCTTGACACTAATCCTTACAGGGTTGAGATCGAAGCGGAGAATATGACCGATAAAACATGGGGTGACCAAGGGAAACATAAAAAGATAATTCAATTTGATGATATGCAGAGCATAACAGCTTCTCTTGAATCGCATTACTATTGTTTTAGTAAGCCATTTGTTACAACATGCTCAGGGAATAATTCACATGACTATTATTCTTTCAAGATATATCCCGCAGCTGGTGTTTATAAAATAACCGCTAGGATATATTCTTGTTATCGCGACGGGCCTGGAACCTCAGGCTTTCATTTAAGTGCGCCGGAGACTGTGACGCGAACTATAACAGTCGGTTTAAATAGTTTGGATTTCAATGCCGCCGGTTATTCCTACGCCTGGCTGCCCGATGACATTGCGAACAGGGGAATCATGCTAGCGAGTGTGCCAACGCACGTAGGGGCTGCTTCGGTTGGGGCCAGCACTGCTTCAACGGCCACGCCGCCAGAAGTGTTTTATGCCTACGCCAACAACAACATTATCACCAGCAATCTACTTGATGTCGATCCAAATCTTCAGCAAAAGGCGTTGATCGAATCGCGAGCTACGCCAGAGGCGAACTGGTTGATTGAGATTAGAAATAAGTCCGGCGGTCCCCCTGATCGGATATCAGTCCCCAAATGCGGCTGGTTAAGACAAGAATGGGGCGCAGGGAAACCGCCTGCAACTTAG
- the amrB gene encoding AmmeMemoRadiSam system protein B, whose protein sequence is MILLVVRASAESSVVAGIAPHHLPLVASMLEEFYENIGQAETFVVMGPRHDDRIKGRIITTSVGDNANSNLTNQLVASGLVVDEANGFKGEHSIFAQAQCIRRVYPRAKIVPILFRSNVNGEETGKLAELLYCLGKGKNIVVIASVDLAHYLPLAGIIEKDIRTIKKLEAMRIDEIEYGDVDSRPAVLTLLKYARLAGVNTGKLVRYSNTVEITQQRKGSYTGYATMVFSGNLRCEIMVVGDIMLSRYVGKGMARRNNWEWPFLKIRGYLNKADLLIGNLEGPISLLGRPQEKPYIFRADPRSIKGLVNSGFKVLSLANNHMGDYGVVAYRDTQELLRENGINWVGYDLDGKEFIFKCLKIKGEKIAIGAYSEMLNVPVYNRKKTKEAFFETISNLKNDGYVVIVMVHFGEEYAPAFNQHQQELAKALIEAGAKVVVGSHPHVVQGVERYKDGYIAYSLGNFVFDQNHSAATQSGKILKLIIENGELAKVLTDETRINKSFQVELFKQNRI, encoded by the coding sequence ATGATCCTCCTGGTTGTTCGGGCAAGCGCTGAATCTTCTGTTGTCGCGGGCATCGCGCCGCATCATCTTCCTCTTGTCGCTTCTATGCTGGAAGAGTTCTACGAAAATATTGGTCAGGCTGAAACCTTTGTGGTAATGGGGCCACGCCATGACGACCGGATAAAAGGGCGCATTATTACTACTAGCGTTGGGGATAATGCTAATTCGAACCTGACAAATCAGCTTGTTGCCTCGGGTTTGGTTGTTGATGAGGCCAATGGTTTTAAAGGTGAGCATTCAATCTTTGCCCAGGCCCAGTGTATCAGGAGGGTATATCCCAGGGCAAAAATCGTCCCGATTTTATTTAGGTCAAACGTCAATGGCGAAGAAACCGGCAAACTAGCGGAGTTATTATATTGTTTGGGGAAAGGGAAGAATATTGTTGTTATTGCCAGTGTGGATCTTGCCCATTATTTACCTCTGGCGGGAATAATTGAAAAAGATATAAGAACCATTAAAAAACTGGAAGCCATGCGGATCGATGAAATTGAATATGGAGACGTCGATTCAAGGCCGGCGGTTCTTACGCTTTTAAAATACGCGCGCCTGGCCGGTGTAAATACGGGGAAATTAGTAAGGTATTCCAACACGGTGGAAATTACCCAGCAGAGGAAAGGCTCTTATACGGGGTACGCCACGATGGTCTTTTCCGGAAATCTACGGTGTGAGATCATGGTGGTCGGCGATATCATGCTCTCCCGATATGTTGGGAAAGGGATGGCCAGGCGGAATAATTGGGAGTGGCCGTTTTTAAAAATAAGGGGTTATTTAAACAAAGCTGACCTCCTGATAGGAAATCTTGAAGGGCCGATATCGTTGCTGGGCCGCCCCCAGGAAAAACCTTATATTTTCAGGGCCGATCCGAGGTCGATCAAAGGCTTGGTGAATTCAGGTTTTAAGGTCTTATCGCTGGCCAACAATCATATGGGTGATTACGGAGTCGTAGCGTATCGTGATACTCAAGAACTATTGCGTGAAAATGGTATCAATTGGGTTGGCTATGATCTTGACGGGAAAGAATTCATCTTTAAATGCTTAAAGATCAAGGGAGAAAAAATCGCCATTGGGGCTTACAGTGAAATGTTAAATGTCCCGGTCTATAATCGAAAAAAAACAAAAGAAGCATTTTTCGAAACGATCTCCAATCTAAAAAATGATGGTTATGTGGTGATTGTTATGGTGCATTTTGGGGAAGAATACGCCCCGGCTTTTAACCAGCACCAGCAGGAATTAGCCAAAGCTTTAATTGAGGCGGGAGCAAAGGTTGTAGTCGGATCCCATCCGCATGTTGTTCAGGGGGTAGAACGGTATAAAGACGGTTACATCGCTTACAGCTTGGGTAACTTTGTGTTTGATCAGAATCATTCTGCAGCAACGCAAAGCGGCAAAATACTCAAGTTGATAATTGAGAACGGGGAGCTTGCCAAGGTATTAACCGACGAGACTAGGATCAATAAATCATTCCAGGTAGAATTGTTTAAGCAAAATAGAATCTAG
- a CDS encoding alpha-2-macroglobulin family protein: MIKRIREILKGFSGAALLPFLLLLGIIFIVIFAPQHFEIKKQSQLAYIAPGANFVLAVSSAAKLEDIKKQLKIEPGLKGELTKNYDELIFTPSEPVKAGEKYKIIYSPKIIAGKGKYEEQSFEFIFEVVAGLSIYPVSSSNRDLYTFNAYDKERVISFVNLYDVKKLEVELFKSDLQAYLNQYTKEEKDTSKLKPINTWALDCEDKDSVMVKLPSNQDGLYLIKTKNQKGEKAFFHYLVTPYAMLSRQAGDRWCLLAVDVKSGNVLPDMKIDYYSFNGDKSLKKLVSGKTDARGFSYSNLADSDKPKIIIGELGGKWVINDIARKEWWGDSDGQDSRQPSYQAYLYTDRPLYKPGDMVNFKGIVRIDDDAKYTIPTGQEILLEVQGDWNTPPIYKKSFKCNNEGIFYGSFRLNEELKTGDYSLYAKIGGHNESWTSILVEKYVKPEFELKLTCDKEKCIQGEKMAFKTSAVYFFGQPVVGQKVHYKVLARELGYWDWYGYGGGEEIENGEAILNSQGEAVIVLTAPPTKRQKAVTVEFSLADESGRPSSTSRSVMVLGSGLNINVDHDYFWGGPGQAKHLPISVLDASDKPVKGIGLTAKVFKVDYFYGEDGDEYSSAEQKKKLMERKIKTAEDGKAAFSFTPQESGEYRVFIEATDQKGKSVSREFYFWVWGRPVKAANRKTEVLLVPNKESYRPGDEAGIYASLPLEKGVVMFTLTRGKLYKAWTQIFSDYKTSFVLPVTDAFMPNIFLQADVYAESRFNSTEKKLVVPAASKKIKLEVIPESHNGLPGRSIEVAVKTSDEKGRPVRANASLALVDKALFALQSDNVANIFDAFYSERGNNVRAYNSMDNPIASGAEKGGCFLEGTKITMADGRLLTIEEVNAGDSVLTKLSENNSRLCPAKVAQKFKHVVEEYFIINDSLRVTPPHIMRVNDSWQEAWKIKKGDRLLDVNGNPVEVKQIEHRKEPVTVYNLMIDERHTFFADGVYVHNEKGEDMPRKNFVDVAYWNPNIQTDSNGIAKVKIQLPDNLTTWVAHSKAVSRDTKVGQGEDEIIVSKPLFIRPLLPRFLRNGDRVELKAMVHNYSRDSQLVTVALGADKIKLLTDKKHQILLAPGEAKTVRWQAIAPQVNMVILAFSAKAKKEKDTVILKLPVKPFGEKVEFSRAGRAPGRFEFRRDRQAMTPFSRYSLTISPSIASKFPAMIQALVDYPYGCTEQTMSKLYPTALVYRHQKALGIKPPKNIKSMLEKGLTRLAGFQHGDGGWGWWVDDQTNLQMTGYVVEGLLNIKNAKLPVHDAMLGRGVEYLKRAVTAEPDADLKAYIIYVLNEAGAADRKLAEELAKDKRLGVQGKCFVAIVLNAAGRKTEALTMLKNVKQEMKKSQYTYYWESGQDGSGKFMDSISLASSAALKMFVRLTPKDEVLPGVAQGLLREDNYHMTRDTAVKLSALTEYLVVSGELSPSYDYSVFINGKKIAGGRFSGFNPQEKVVNLVRSGLKDKNIIEIKKNGNGNMFYSFKQTEYFNKEALEAKNGKLSIIRTFQGIKGAENTEYNAGEIVKVVLNIKSAADIDYVMVEDHLPAGLEPVNMRLKNEARSLDDQGYYNDYYSWDEKDLRDDRVVTFITYLGKGEKKISYLLRAVTRGKTRAAPAEIQSMYYPEIRARSDSDVIEVR; encoded by the coding sequence ATGATAAAAAGAATTAGGGAGATTTTAAAGGGTTTTTCTGGCGCGGCCCTGCTGCCGTTCCTTTTATTGTTGGGTATTATTTTTATAGTTATTTTTGCGCCGCAGCATTTTGAAATAAAAAAACAATCTCAATTAGCTTATATCGCCCCCGGCGCGAATTTTGTATTAGCTGTCTCTAGCGCGGCTAAACTTGAAGATATAAAAAAGCAGCTGAAAATTGAACCCGGGCTCAAGGGTGAGTTAACTAAAAATTATGACGAACTGATCTTTACTCCTTCGGAGCCGGTCAAGGCCGGCGAGAAATATAAAATCATATACTCTCCCAAAATCATAGCAGGCAAAGGGAAGTATGAAGAACAAAGTTTTGAGTTTATTTTCGAGGTTGTAGCGGGCTTAAGTATTTATCCGGTTTCCAGCTCTAACCGTGACCTTTACACGTTTAACGCTTATGATAAAGAAAGGGTCATCTCCTTTGTCAACCTGTACGATGTTAAAAAATTAGAGGTTGAATTGTTTAAAAGTGATCTTCAAGCCTATTTAAATCAATATACAAAGGAAGAAAAAGACACCAGCAAACTCAAGCCCATCAATACCTGGGCCCTGGACTGTGAGGACAAAGATTCGGTCATGGTTAAGCTGCCGAGCAATCAAGATGGTTTATATCTGATTAAAACAAAAAATCAAAAGGGGGAAAAGGCTTTTTTCCATTATTTGGTGACTCCTTACGCTATGTTAAGCCGTCAGGCCGGGGACCGCTGGTGCCTGCTAGCAGTTGACGTGAAAAGCGGCAACGTCTTGCCGGACATGAAGATTGATTATTATTCCTTCAACGGGGATAAATCCTTGAAAAAATTGGTCAGCGGGAAAACCGATGCTCGCGGGTTTTCTTATTCTAATCTAGCTGATAGCGACAAGCCTAAAATTATTATTGGTGAGCTGGGCGGAAAATGGGTGATAAATGATATCGCCCGGAAGGAATGGTGGGGAGATTCTGACGGCCAGGATAGCCGCCAGCCAAGTTATCAGGCCTATCTTTACACTGACCGGCCGTTGTATAAGCCTGGAGATATGGTCAATTTCAAGGGGATTGTCAGGATTGATGATGATGCTAAATATACTATCCCAACCGGCCAGGAGATATTATTAGAAGTCCAGGGAGACTGGAATACCCCGCCTATTTACAAAAAATCGTTCAAATGTAATAACGAGGGAATATTTTATGGCAGTTTCAGGCTGAACGAAGAGCTGAAAACCGGTGATTATTCGCTTTACGCTAAAATCGGTGGCCATAACGAGTCTTGGACTTCTATCTTGGTTGAAAAATATGTAAAACCGGAATTTGAGCTTAAACTTACTTGTGATAAAGAGAAGTGTATACAAGGTGAGAAAATGGCATTTAAGACGTCAGCCGTCTATTTCTTTGGCCAACCGGTTGTTGGTCAGAAAGTACATTATAAGGTATTGGCCCGGGAGCTGGGTTATTGGGATTGGTATGGCTATGGCGGAGGCGAAGAGATTGAAAATGGGGAGGCCATATTAAACAGCCAAGGGGAGGCGGTAATAGTCCTAACTGCTCCACCGACCAAAAGACAAAAAGCCGTGACCGTTGAATTTTCTCTAGCAGATGAGAGCGGCCGCCCTTCGTCCACAAGCAGGTCTGTTATGGTGCTCGGTTCGGGACTGAATATAAATGTTGATCATGACTATTTCTGGGGCGGACCAGGCCAGGCAAAACACTTGCCGATAAGCGTTTTAGACGCTTCCGATAAGCCGGTTAAAGGGATAGGTTTGACGGCCAAAGTGTTTAAAGTTGATTATTTTTATGGGGAGGATGGGGATGAGTACAGTAGCGCGGAGCAGAAAAAGAAATTAATGGAGAGGAAAATAAAAACAGCTGAAGATGGTAAAGCCGCTTTCTCTTTTACCCCGCAGGAAAGCGGCGAATATCGCGTGTTTATCGAAGCCACAGATCAAAAAGGCAAATCAGTTAGCCGGGAGTTTTATTTTTGGGTCTGGGGAAGGCCAGTTAAAGCGGCTAATCGCAAAACGGAAGTCCTGTTGGTCCCTAACAAAGAAAGCTACCGGCCCGGGGATGAAGCCGGAATTTATGCCAGCCTGCCGCTTGAGAAAGGGGTGGTGATGTTCACTCTGACGCGCGGTAAATTGTATAAAGCCTGGACGCAAATATTTTCGGATTATAAAACATCATTTGTCCTGCCGGTTACCGATGCGTTTATGCCAAATATCTTCCTTCAAGCTGATGTTTACGCCGAAAGCCGATTTAATTCCACGGAAAAGAAGTTGGTAGTGCCGGCGGCTTCTAAAAAGATTAAGCTGGAAGTTATTCCGGAAAGCCACAATGGCTTACCGGGTAGAAGCATAGAGGTGGCGGTAAAAACCAGTGATGAAAAGGGCCGGCCGGTACGAGCCAACGCTTCCCTGGCGCTGGTAGACAAAGCACTGTTCGCGTTGCAAAGTGACAATGTGGCCAATATATTTGACGCGTTTTACAGCGAGCGCGGGAATAATGTTCGGGCCTACAATTCAATGGACAATCCGATCGCTTCCGGCGCTGAAAAGGGGGGCTGTTTCCTTGAAGGAACAAAAATCACCATGGCCGATGGCCGACTGTTAACTATTGAAGAAGTTAATGCCGGCGATAGCGTACTGACCAAGCTTTCAGAGAATAACAGCCGACTTTGTCCCGCTAAGGTCGCCCAAAAGTTCAAACATGTTGTGGAAGAATATTTTATAATAAATGACAGTCTCAGGGTTACGCCTCCCCATATTATGCGCGTCAACGATAGCTGGCAGGAAGCTTGGAAAATTAAAAAAGGCGATCGCCTTTTGGATGTTAATGGCAATCCGGTGGAGGTTAAGCAGATTGAGCACAGAAAAGAGCCGGTAACCGTCTACAACCTGATGATTGATGAACGGCATACCTTTTTCGCGGACGGTGTTTACGTCCATAATGAAAAAGGGGAAGATATGCCCCGTAAGAATTTTGTCGATGTTGCTTATTGGAATCCAAATATCCAGACCGATTCGAATGGAATAGCGAAAGTAAAAATACAATTACCCGATAATCTTACAACCTGGGTAGCCCATTCTAAAGCGGTTTCTAGGGATACAAAGGTAGGCCAGGGGGAAGATGAGATCATTGTAAGTAAACCGCTTTTTATCCGTCCGCTCCTTCCCCGGTTCCTGAGAAATGGCGATAGGGTCGAATTAAAAGCGATGGTCCATAATTACTCAAGAGACAGCCAGCTGGTGACGGTAGCTTTGGGGGCAGATAAAATTAAGTTGCTGACAGACAAAAAACATCAGATTTTACTGGCTCCTGGTGAAGCAAAAACGGTCCGCTGGCAGGCGATCGCCCCGCAAGTCAATATGGTGATCCTGGCTTTTTCCGCCAAAGCTAAAAAGGAGAAAGATACTGTTATTCTGAAGCTTCCCGTCAAACCCTTTGGTGAAAAAGTTGAATTTTCCCGGGCCGGGCGTGCGCCAGGCCGGTTTGAGTTCCGCCGGGATAGGCAAGCTATGACGCCGTTCAGTCGTTATTCATTGACCATCAGCCCTTCAATAGCGTCAAAATTTCCGGCAATGATTCAGGCATTAGTCGATTATCCATATGGTTGTACAGAACAGACAATGAGTAAACTTTATCCGACCGCATTAGTTTACAGGCACCAAAAAGCGTTGGGGATCAAGCCGCCAAAAAATATCAAATCAATGCTGGAAAAAGGTTTAACGCGCCTGGCCGGTTTTCAGCATGGAGACGGTGGCTGGGGTTGGTGGGTTGACGATCAGACGAATTTGCAAATGACCGGCTATGTCGTCGAAGGGCTATTAAACATCAAAAACGCTAAACTGCCCGTTCATGACGCAATGCTGGGCCGGGGGGTTGAATATCTTAAAAGGGCGGTCACGGCCGAGCCCGACGCTGATCTGAAAGCGTATATTATTTATGTTTTAAATGAAGCTGGAGCGGCCGATCGCAAGCTGGCGGAAGAGCTGGCAAAAGACAAAAGACTTGGCGTTCAAGGCAAATGTTTCGTCGCTATCGTTTTGAATGCCGCCGGGCGCAAAACGGAAGCATTAACGATGCTGAAAAACGTAAAACAGGAAATGAAAAAAAGCCAGTATACATATTACTGGGAAAGCGGACAGGATGGTTCAGGTAAATTCATGGATTCAATCTCCCTGGCATCATCCGCGGCTTTGAAAATGTTCGTTAGGCTGACGCCAAAAGATGAAGTGTTGCCCGGGGTGGCCCAGGGGCTTTTAAGGGAAGATAATTATCATATGACGCGTGACACAGCGGTTAAGCTGTCAGCTTTAACGGAATATCTAGTGGTGTCAGGTGAATTGTCCCCAAGTTACGATTATTCAGTATTTATTAACGGCAAAAAAATAGCAGGGGGACGCTTTAGCGGTTTTAACCCACAAGAAAAAGTCGTTAATTTGGTTAGAAGCGGTTTAAAGGATAAAAATATTATTGAAATAAAGAAAAACGGTAATGGGAATATGTTTTATTCTTTTAAGCAAACCGAGTATTTTAATAAAGAAGCCCTTGAGGCGAAGAATGGCAAGTTAAGCATAATCAGGACATTTCAAGGAATAAAGGGAGCGGAAAACACGGAGTATAATGCGGGGGAGATCGTCAAGGTGGTGCTAAATATAAAATCAGCTGCGGATATTGATTATGTGATGGTCGAAGACCATTTGCCGGCTGGTTTAGAGCCGGTAAATATGAGGCTAAAGAACGAAGCCAGAAGTTTGGATGATCAAGGGTATTACAATGATTATTATAGTTGGGACGAGAAAGACCTCAGGGACGATAGAGTAGTAACTTTTATAACTTATTTAGGAAAGGGAGAAAAGAAGATATCCTATCTGCTCCGAGCGGTTACCCGCGGAAAGACTCGTGCCGCGCCCGCCGAAATCCAATCAATGTATTATCCGGAAATACGGGCTCGGTCCGACAGTGACGTGATCGAAGTTAGGTGA